GCGCTGCGCTGATCGCTCGATACTATTGCATCGCGGCGCCATAGTCGAGGCGCGCCACCATTCGATCGCCGAAGGTTGATGATGTCATCGAAGGCGCGGTATAGGCGCGGCCCCTTTGTCCCTTCATCTTTTGCGGGAGTTTTGACGTGCAGATCGCGGTCCTGACCTTCGACGGCTTCAACGAGCTCGATTCGTTCGTCGCCGCCGCGATCCTGAACCGCCTGCGCGGCCAGGGCTGGGAGGCGCATATCACCGCGCCGACGCCGAAGGTGACTTCGATGAACGGCGTGACGATCGAACGGCAGCAACCGCTCGACTTCGCGGCAAAGGCCGATGCGGTGATCATCGGCAGCGGCATCAGGACGCGCGAGATCGCGGCCGATCCGCTGATGCTCGGCCGCATCCGGCTCGACCCCGCGCGTCAGCTCGTCGCCGCGCAATGCTCGGGAACGCTGCTGCTCGCCCGGCTCGGGCTGATCGGCGATCTTCCCGCCTGCACCGACCTCACCACCAAGCCGTGGGTGATCGAGGCGGGGGTGGAGGTGCTCGACGCGCCCTTCGTCGCGCACGGCAATGTCGCGACGGCGGGCGGCTGCCTCGCGTCGCAATATCTCTCGGCGTGGATCATCGCGCGCCTCGCCGGGACCGCGGCCGCCGAAGAGGCGCTTCACTATGTCGCGCCGGTCGGTGAGAAAGCCGATTATGTCGGGCGGGCAATGGCGGTCGTGCAGCCCTTCCTTGCGCCCGAAAAATTGGCGCGCACCGCATAGCTGGCGATCCCATACAATACAGCTTGCTCCTGGCCGCTATAACGCGGCATTTTGCGGAGCAGGACAAGGGGGGCAGGGCGATGACGGCACCGTTCAATTTCGGGCAGCGCAAAT
This genomic interval from Sphingopyxis chilensis contains the following:
- a CDS encoding DJ-1/PfpI family protein is translated as MQIAVLTFDGFNELDSFVAAAILNRLRGQGWEAHITAPTPKVTSMNGVTIERQQPLDFAAKADAVIIGSGIRTREIAADPLMLGRIRLDPARQLVAAQCSGTLLLARLGLIGDLPACTDLTTKPWVIEAGVEVLDAPFVAHGNVATAGGCLASQYLSAWIIARLAGTAAAEEALHYVAPVGEKADYVGRAMAVVQPFLAPEKLARTA